Below is a genomic region from Scomber scombrus chromosome 3, fScoSco1.1, whole genome shotgun sequence.
TAACAgacattaatagaatatttGAGTTATAATTTTCAGGTTAAACTAAATCTTTATTTACACCCCTGTCTATTTACAGGATATGGTTCAGTctctttattattatgatgatgaaacaacaaaacaagattAAACCCTTTCAATGAGAGGAAGTCTGCACAGTCTGTGTGTAAACTACAGCtcatattattgttttgttacatgaagtcattattagtataagtccacttaaatacactgtaggtgataaaatatgtaatatttatcattcttttgtggttacaccatttgacattttcaggagcattcagtcttacttttggtaaaaaatggtgtaaatgtcatttcaaatgatataaaaccaacaaaaatactaaatgtacattttaacaaacctgatgctgcttttaaaactagtttaactgatttatgaattcattatcttaccaacacttattagtcactgacccacgttcctcttgttcatactgactaataaaagatgccgtttaaaactagtttttaagatctgtttaaggtctttttctgaattcatccatttataaaacaattattaaaacaataaaaccttaattacacattgatgcagttttctcttattgatctttatttaatatattgattatattgaactgggcgtaactcggacgtccatgatgtcttgctgcggagccgctgagttcagtctgaatttatctcctataaaaccaacaaaaatactaaatgtacattttaacaaacctgatgctgcttttaaaactagtttaactgattcatgaattcatcatcttaccaacacttattataaCTGATCCATTTACATGactcatatcacaatataacaaataatttttcttttaacattcCTGGTTCAAtgtttaatcagctgatctcatcACTAACTTATTAAAACATGAACTTTATTATTGGAACGATGCATCTAAAccaaaagtttatttatttacatctcAGGAGACAAAGAGCAAAGCAGTCAGTAATCGGTCTTCTAGGTGATGGTTAGCTGAGCGGTTAAAGGTCGGGCTCGTTCAGGTGGACCACAGTGATGGTGATGTCATCGCGGTATCTCCTCGCCAGATCCGCCGGCAGACTCAGCATCTTGGTGAGGCGGTTTGGCGCCACCGCTCCGTAGCCGTCGTCTCCCAGGGCGTGACGGAGCAGGTGGGTGGTGGCGTTCAGGTCCTCCAGCACCGACAGGACCCGCCCCTTCCTCTCCAGCAGGAAGCGCTGCAAGCCGCCCAGCGTCGCGCCCACGCCGGGAATTATGGGTCTCTGCTGCTgaagacctgcagaaacacCAACAGCTTTCAGCTCCTCTCAGAAAGCCAAAGTTCACTGTCAACGCGTTTCATCAAAACACGTCGACATGAACTTTACTGCAAGTGTTGTTGCAGCTTTGACTTTATTCAGATCTTTGAAGTAAAGTAGTTCCAGAAACCCCAAAAACCTCCAGAAACCTCCAGAAACCTCCAGAAACCTCCAGAAACCTCCACCCtatgacatcacagtgacatcactgaCCTGTCAGCTGTTGTCCAACCAGCTGGACGACCGTCTGTCGGTGCATCAGCTCCCAGAGTCCGTCGGTTGCCAGGACCAGGAACTTGTCAGCAGGCGTGATGCGGTGGCGTGTGACCTCCGGCAGGGCGCTGAGGTACGGGGGGGTCAGGTAGTGCGGCGGCAGCGTCCGGACCGCATCGCTGACCGCAGACAGGACGTCCGGTCGGGTTTCGTAGACTCGACTCAGCATCTCCGGGCTCCATTTGAAGCGGACGTCTCCGAAGGCCCTGAAGGGCAGCAGCAGACCCAGCAGCCGGTCGTGGCGGACCGCCGTCCGCAGCTCCGACGGCGGATGCTCTCCCAGAATCCTTTGCAGCTCGTCTGGGTTCTCTGCGTTGTGGTCGTTGGTGAGACTGACCGCAGACCAGCGCCCGTCCGGATCCTGGACGCCCAGCACGGCCCGGCTGTCCCCCAGGTTGGACACGTGCAGGATGCCGTTGGAGATGTGGGCGACGCAGGCGGTGCAGCCGGACAGCGCCACCCGCAGGGGGCAGGACAGAGGCGCCGTTTCCCCAGGGAGGGACACGCGTCTGTGCACAGAAACAAGCTTTAAATCTACAAactgttaatatttatattattctaATTATCAGTTTAATCAAGAACAgattcattaattatttttaaaccaGATGATCATGAGGCACCTAGCAACAACACCTAGCAACAACACCTAGCAACAACACCTAGCAACAACACCTAGCAACAACACCTGGCTACAACACCTAGCAACAACACCTGGCTACAACACCTGGCTACAACACCTAGCTACAACACCTAGCAACAACACCTAGCAACAACACCTAGCAACAGCATGTGGAATGAATCACCTGGATGAGGACAGGTGGACCTGCGCCTCCACAGAAAGGTCGTAGTCGAGTCGCCGGAAAGCGTTGACCAGCGCTGAACTCAACCTGTCGCCatcctgcagccaatcagagcagagagaTAGTAAGAGAGGACCTgtgatgcccccccccccccaggtagtttattggtttaattacctgctcctcctcctcctcctccccctgcaGTCTCTCCTGCCAGTAGTTTCGGAGGCTGTGGAAGGAGTCTGCCCCCCCGTCGGGGCAGCTGTGGTCTTGTGGGTGTTTGTGCCACTCCAGCAGGGGGGGGACGGGCCGGTCCTCCTCCACCGCCCGTTCCAGCTCCACCAGCATCCTCAGCGGCAGCGTTGCCACGGTGATGTAGTAGAAGAGCCTCTGACTGACGGCGTCGGCGCACGCTGCGCCCGCATGACCGTCAAACACACCAAACAGCAGCCCGCCGCGGCCCGGCAGGCAGGTGGCGCTGCTGCGACGGTCCTCACCGGGATGGTTGGACGGTAACATGTTGCTATGGAAACCAAGAACACCGTGGGACGCCGGGCCTCTGGGGAGGATGTGGCTGTACTCGTTGGCCTGGAAACAGAAGATGGAAGGATGAGACagaggagcagacagaggagcagaggagcagacagaggagcagaggagcagacagaggagcagacagaggagcagaggagcagacagaggaggaaacagaggatgagacagaggagcagacagaggagcagacagaggagcagaggaggagcagaggaggaggagaggaggagacagaggagcagaggagcagacagaggaggagacagaggaggagacagaggaggagacagaggagcagaggaggagtcAGAGGAGGAGTCAGAGGAACAGACagaggagcagacagaggaggagacagaggagcagaCACCTTTAAGATGTGGTTGATCTGAGCTGAACTCATCTGTCCCGCCTCCTGCCCAATCCTGTACTTCCTGCCCCCGCTGCCTGCTGGGTAACGTAGTtcaggggggggaggggagaagGAGCGGCACAGCTGGAGCTCAAACCTGCAACGTCCACCCAAAGTTCCTGTTCGTCCCAACATGGCTGCAGAATAACCTGCGGAcaggtgtttacagatgtttacaggtgtttacagatgtttacaggtgtgtacaggtgtgtacaggtgtgtacaggtgtttacaggtgtgtacaggtgtttacagatgtttacaggtgtgtacaggtgtgtacaggtgtttacagatgtttacaggtgtttacagatgtttacgggtgtgtacaggtgtttacagatgtttacaggtgtttacaggtgtgtacaggtgtgtacaggtgtttacaggtgtgtacaggtgtttacagatgtttacaggtgtgtacaggtgtgtacaggtgtgtacaggtgtttacaggtgtttacagatgtttacaggtgtgtacaggtgtttacagatgtttacaggtgtttacagatgtttacaggtgtgtacaggtgtttacagatgtttacaggtgtttacagatgtttacaggtgtgtacaggtgtgtacaggtgtgtacaggtgtttacaggtgtgtacaggtgtttacagatgtttacaggtgtgtacaggtgtgtacaggtgtttacaggtgtttacagatgtttacaggtgtgtacaggtgtttacagatgtttacaggtgtttacagatgtttacaggtgtgtacaggtgtttacagatgtttacaggtgtttacaggtgtgtacaggtgtttacagatgtttacaggtgtttacagatgtttacaggtgtgtacaggtgtttacagatgtttacaggtgtgtacaggtgtgtacaagtgtttacagatgtgtacagatgtttacaggtgtgtacagatgtgtacagatgtttacaggtgtgtacagatgtgtacaggtgtgtacaggtgtttacagatgtttacaggtgtgtacagatgtgtacagatgtttacaggtgtgtacagatgtgtacaggtgtgtacaggtgtgtacaggtgtttacagatgtttacaggtgtttacagatgtttacaggtgtgtacagatgtttacaggtgtgtacaggtgtgtacaggtgtttacagatgtgtacagatgtttacaggtgtgtacagatgtgtacagatgtttacaggtgtgtacagatgtgtacaggtgtgtacaggtgtttacagatgtttacaggtgtgtacagatgtgtac
It encodes:
- the LOC133977607 gene encoding pyruvate dehydrogenase [acetyl-transferring]-phosphatase 1, mitochondrial-like; protein product: MLGRTGTLGGRCRFELQLCRSFSPPPPELRYPAGSGGRKYRIGQEAGQMSSAQINHILKANEYSHILPRGPASHGVLGFHSNMLPSNHPGEDRRSSATCLPGRGGLLFGVFDGHAGAACADAVSQRLFYYITVATLPLRMLVELERAVEEDRPVPPLLEWHKHPQDHSCPDGGADSFHSLRNYWQERLQGEEEEEEQDGDRLSSALVNAFRRLDYDLSVEAQVHLSSSRRVSLPGETAPLSCPLRVALSGCTACVAHISNGILHVSNLGDSRAVLGVQDPDGRWSAVSLTNDHNAENPDELQRILGEHPPSELRTAVRHDRLLGLLLPFRAFGDVRFKWSPEMLSRVYETRPDVLSAVSDAVRTLPPHYLTPPYLSALPEVTRHRITPADKFLVLATDGLWELMHRQTVVQLVGQQLTGLQQQRPIIPGVGATLGGLQRFLLERKGRVLSVLEDLNATTHLLRHALGDDGYGAVAPNRLTKMLSLPADLARRYRDDITITVVHLNEPDL